A section of the Gloeobacter violaceus PCC 7421 genome encodes:
- a CDS encoding BCD family MFS transporter: MSSSDLSQLAGGIPAEHTLPKVGLLTMFRLGLFQMGLGIMSILTLGVLNRILIDVNLLAIPATLAGGVLAMYQFVAPARVWFGQRSDARPLFGYHRTGYVWLGAALFCLTSYLAVQVIWELSDSLRATGWSGATYGWVALLALAFAGYGLCISCSSTPFAALLVDVSDEDDRSKLVGIVWTMLMVGIVTGAITSASLLKGLTAETLRESINYLFTVVPAAVFGLALMALTGVEARYSRFSRRTVTVLREDRITLTSALRILTASRQTGVFFAFLLAMTVSLFMQQPILEPYGGEVFGMSVAESTRLNAFWGTGTLVGIPLAGFLIVPRLGKKRTARLGCLLVGACFGLVILAGFTAMPAVLQGAVTVLGLGFGITTNAAVSLMLDLTAAETAGTFIGAWGLAQAMSQAFATVAGGIVLDIARGVFGVPVLAYGAVFALESLGMLVAVWLLSRVDVEEFRSDTGRAVAKVLASEMDS, from the coding sequence ATGAGTTCGAGCGATCTGTCCCAACTGGCCGGCGGAATCCCTGCAGAGCACACCCTGCCGAAGGTGGGACTGCTCACGATGTTCCGGCTCGGTTTATTTCAGATGGGTCTGGGGATCATGTCGATCCTCACCCTCGGGGTGCTCAACCGCATCTTGATCGACGTCAATCTACTCGCCATCCCGGCAACCCTCGCGGGCGGGGTGCTCGCCATGTACCAGTTCGTCGCCCCGGCGCGCGTCTGGTTCGGCCAGCGCTCGGACGCCAGACCGCTCTTCGGATACCACCGCACCGGTTATGTATGGCTTGGGGCGGCGCTGTTTTGCCTCACTTCGTATCTAGCGGTGCAGGTGATCTGGGAACTCTCAGACAGCCTGCGTGCCACGGGTTGGTCGGGGGCGACCTACGGCTGGGTGGCGCTGCTGGCGCTCGCCTTTGCCGGGTACGGGCTTTGCATCAGTTGCAGTTCGACGCCCTTCGCCGCACTGTTGGTCGATGTCTCCGACGAGGACGATCGCTCCAAGCTGGTGGGGATAGTCTGGACGATGCTGATGGTCGGGATCGTGACGGGGGCCATCACCAGCGCCAGTTTGCTTAAGGGTCTCACCGCGGAGACGCTGCGCGAGTCGATCAATTATTTGTTTACCGTCGTGCCCGCCGCCGTCTTCGGCCTGGCCCTGATGGCCCTGACCGGAGTGGAAGCCCGCTATTCGCGCTTCAGCCGCCGGACGGTAACCGTCCTGCGTGAGGACCGCATCACCCTCACTTCCGCCCTGCGCATCCTGACGGCAAGCCGCCAGACCGGGGTGTTCTTTGCCTTCTTGCTTGCCATGACCGTGAGCCTCTTTATGCAGCAGCCGATACTCGAACCCTACGGCGGCGAGGTCTTCGGCATGAGCGTCGCCGAGAGCACCCGGCTCAATGCCTTCTGGGGAACCGGCACCCTGGTGGGCATTCCACTTGCAGGATTTTTGATTGTGCCGCGGCTGGGCAAAAAGCGCACCGCCCGCCTCGGCTGCCTGCTGGTGGGAGCCTGCTTCGGGCTGGTCATCCTCGCAGGCTTTACCGCAATGCCGGCAGTCCTGCAGGGGGCGGTCACCGTCCTGGGACTCGGCTTCGGGATCACCACCAACGCCGCGGTGAGCCTGATGCTGGATCTCACCGCCGCCGAGACGGCAGGCACGTTCATCGGCGCCTGGGGTCTCGCCCAAGCCATGTCCCAGGCGTTTGCCACCGTGGCGGGAGGCATTGTGCTCGATATTGCCCGGGGTGTGTTCGGGGTGCCGGTGCTCGCCTACGGCGCGGTATTCGCCCTCGAAAGCCTCGGGATGCTGGTGGCAGTCTGGTTGCTGTCGCGGGTGGATGTCGAGGAATTTCGCTCGGACACCGGTCGGGCAGTCGCTAAGGTGCTCGCAAGCGAAATGGACTCCTGA
- a CDS encoding DUF29 domain-containing protein, translating to MDARTLYTQDFYRWTFEQAQLVRERRWDALDVEHVAEELEALGRSERRELRSRLEILTGHLLKWQFQPDERSDSWLDTIREQRSRIRLLLEDSPSLKPELDNLLERAYLDGLRLALKETGLEPALLPPDCPYTLDQLFDSGYLPSAR from the coding sequence ATGGACGCCCGGACGCTCTATACGCAAGACTTTTACCGCTGGACCTTCGAGCAGGCGCAGCTGGTGCGCGAGCGCCGCTGGGATGCGCTGGATGTCGAGCATGTGGCAGAGGAGTTGGAAGCTTTGGGACGCTCGGAACGGCGCGAGCTGCGTAGCCGCCTGGAGATTTTGACGGGGCATCTGCTCAAGTGGCAATTTCAGCCCGATGAGCGCTCCGACAGCTGGCTCGACACTATCCGAGAGCAACGATCCCGTATCCGCCTGCTCCTGGAAGATAGCCCCAGCTTGAAGCCGGAGCTGGACAACCTGCTGGAGCGGGCCTATTTGGACGGCTTGCGCCTGGCGCTCAAGGAGACGGGACTGGAACCCGCGCTGTTGCCGCCCGACTGCCCATACACCCTCGATCAGCTTTTTGACAGCGGCTATTTGCCCTCCGCGCGCTGA